The following coding sequences lie in one Streptomyces sp. NBC_00510 genomic window:
- a CDS encoding LacI family transcriptional regulator: MEPPAQPKRVTIVDVARHAQVSTTAVSKVLRNAYGTSPQMRAKVRQAIDDLGYRPYAAARGMRGQTYTVGVMLPDIRNPFFPEILDGITDALWDTDYQVLMAPGRNGEEAEAKVTEAMIDRGMDGMILVAPVSSRSHLERVAGMVPTVVVGRHGQSAAYDTVSDDDLAGAAFIVDHLADFGHRRIAHIEHDETDPRRIAEMPNAIRAEGYRRAMRARGLDSEIDIVSTTYTQQGGYLGAQQLLARTPRPTAIFAGADIVAMGVLQAVSEAGLKVPEDISIAGYDNTTFAALGPISLTSVDQAGRHIGTNAAQLLVARISDRTRPTAQITFSPTLVARHTTAPPPS; this comes from the coding sequence ATGGAACCGCCCGCGCAGCCCAAGCGCGTCACGATCGTCGACGTCGCGCGGCACGCCCAGGTGTCCACGACCGCGGTGTCCAAGGTGCTGCGCAACGCCTACGGAACCAGCCCCCAGATGCGTGCGAAGGTCCGCCAGGCCATAGACGACCTGGGGTACCGCCCCTACGCCGCGGCCCGGGGCATGCGCGGACAGACCTACACGGTCGGCGTGATGCTGCCCGACATCCGCAACCCCTTCTTCCCCGAGATCCTCGACGGGATCACCGACGCCCTGTGGGACACCGACTACCAGGTCCTCATGGCCCCGGGCCGCAACGGCGAGGAGGCGGAAGCGAAGGTCACCGAGGCCATGATCGACCGCGGTATGGACGGCATGATCCTTGTCGCGCCCGTCTCATCGCGATCCCACCTCGAGCGCGTCGCCGGCATGGTCCCGACCGTGGTCGTCGGCCGGCACGGCCAGTCCGCCGCCTACGACACCGTCTCCGACGACGACCTGGCCGGAGCCGCCTTCATCGTCGACCACCTCGCCGACTTCGGGCACCGCCGCATCGCGCACATCGAGCACGACGAGACCGACCCCCGCCGCATCGCGGAGATGCCCAACGCCATCCGCGCCGAAGGCTATCGGCGTGCCATGCGGGCCCGCGGCCTCGACAGCGAGATCGACATCGTCTCCACCACCTACACCCAGCAGGGCGGCTACCTCGGCGCGCAGCAACTGCTCGCCCGCACCCCGCGACCCACCGCCATCTTCGCCGGCGCGGACATCGTTGCCATGGGCGTGCTCCAAGCCGTCTCCGAAGCCGGCCTCAAAGTCCCCGAGGACATCTCCATCGCCGGATACGACAACACCACCTTCGCCGCCCTCGGCCCCATCTCGCTGACCAGCGTCGACCAGGCCGGACGCCACATCGGCACGAACGCCGCCCAACTGCTCGTCGCCCGCATCAGCGACCGGACCCGCCCCACCGCCCAGATCACCTTCTCCCCCACCCTCGTCGCCCGTCACACCACCGCTCCCCCGCCCAGCTGA
- a CDS encoding sugar ABC transporter permease, translating into MPATSRDQLSPPAAVVPGRPGRLPGRRRATSPWWFAVPAMLLFAFVVLVPSARGVYYAFTDWDGLDPNFSFVGFDNFTGLLDDPDAVQAIWHTLLIAVSITLIQNAFGLLLALGVNSLIKTRNVLRVLLFAPAVITPIVTAYLWRNLLGPTGAVNSLLGAVGLGSLRQDWLGDPQLALWSIVGVIVWQFGGYSMVIFLAGLQSVPKEIHEAADIDGAGPIRRFWSITRPLLAPAFTINLMLSIIGGIKLFDQVYALTGGGPGHATDTLSTLIYKDAFTLGEFGYSIALAVVLTIIVAVASTGQYLVLARGERAAS; encoded by the coding sequence GTGCCTGCAACCTCGCGCGATCAGCTGTCGCCACCGGCCGCTGTCGTCCCCGGACGCCCCGGCCGCCTGCCCGGCCGGCGCCGCGCCACCTCCCCGTGGTGGTTCGCCGTCCCGGCCATGCTGCTGTTCGCCTTCGTCGTCCTGGTGCCCAGCGCCCGGGGCGTGTACTACGCCTTCACCGACTGGGACGGCCTCGACCCGAACTTCTCCTTCGTCGGCTTCGACAACTTCACCGGTCTGCTGGACGACCCGGACGCGGTGCAAGCCATCTGGCACACCCTGCTGATCGCGGTGTCGATCACCCTCATCCAGAACGCGTTCGGGCTCCTGCTGGCACTCGGGGTCAACAGCCTCATCAAGACCCGCAACGTGCTTCGGGTCCTGCTCTTCGCGCCCGCGGTGATCACCCCGATCGTGACCGCCTACCTGTGGCGCAACCTGCTCGGCCCGACCGGCGCCGTCAACAGCCTCCTCGGTGCGGTCGGCCTGGGTTCCCTGCGGCAGGACTGGCTCGGTGACCCGCAACTGGCCCTGTGGTCGATCGTGGGGGTCATCGTGTGGCAGTTCGGCGGCTATTCCATGGTCATCTTCCTGGCCGGGCTGCAGTCGGTGCCGAAGGAGATCCACGAGGCGGCCGACATCGACGGCGCCGGCCCGATCCGCCGGTTCTGGTCGATCACCCGTCCACTGCTGGCCCCGGCCTTCACCATCAATCTGATGCTGTCGATCATCGGCGGGATCAAGCTCTTCGACCAGGTCTACGCCCTGACCGGCGGGGGCCCAGGCCACGCCACCGACACGCTGTCCACCCTGATCTACAAAGACGCCTTCACCCTCGGCGAGTTCGGATACAGCATCGCTCTCGCGGTCGTCCTCACGATCATCGTTGCCGTGGCGTCGACCGGGCAGTACCTCGTGCTGGCCCGCGGAGAGAGGGCCGCCTCGTGA